From the genome of Patescibacteria group bacterium:
TGCGGGGATTTAGATAGTTTTACATACTGGATACCTAAAAACACTGTTGATTGTAATCGTAAAGTTGTAGACTAAAGATTATGGCTAATAATAAATTACCATCGGTTTCCATCATTATTCCGACTCTAAACGAGGCCGATTATCTCGGTTACCTTCTTTTTTCTCTCTCCCGGCAAACCTACCGGGATTTTGAAGTGATTGTTTCCGATGGTTCCTCTCAAGATAAAACTTTGGTCATTGCCGAAAGCTTTAGGGCTTATTTGCCGGCCTTAAAGATTGTCGTTTCCGAAAAGCGCTCACCGGCCATCCAAAGAAATCGGGGAGCGGAAAAAGCGCAGTTTAAGCAGTTGCTTTTTTTGGACGCCGATACGATCTTACCGAATGATTTTTTAGAAAAGAGTCTAAAGGAAATTAAAAAAGAAAAACTGGATTTAGCTAATCCCATCAGCGCTCCTTTAACTAAGAAAGTTATTGATCAATATTATTATTTGGTTACCAACTGGGGTATGGATATTATGCAAAATATCTTTCCTCTGGCTTATGGCTGGACAATTTTTTCCAAAAAAAGCCTACATTGGAAAATCGGCGGTTTTGATGAAAAATTGGCAAAAATTGCCGAAGATACTGATTATATTCAAAGAGCCGTTAAAAATGGGAGCAAATTCGGAATTATCAAAAGCAGTTCGCCGTTTGTTTCCGTTCGCCGGCTGGATTTGGAGGGCAGGGGAGGACTAATTAAAAATATGTTAGTACAGGGTCTCTACTTTAGTCTTTTTGGGAAATACAAAGCCCAGGATTTAATTCAAAGACCCTACGGCAATTATCATAAGTTAAAGCAGATTTTGGTTAAAAGAAGGACGACGAGCCAATTTTTACGCCATTTAAAACCTCAACAATTAACGAAATTCCTAAAAAGTCTCAAAAAACTTCTCGAGGAGATTTAAAAAGAGGGCAGGGGTGGCAGGACTCGAACCTGCGACCGCTCGTTTTGGAGACGAGAGCTCTACCAACTAAGCTACACCCCTAAGTGTTTGCTTAGTGTATTATATAAGGCTTTTAGCTCTTTTGCAATTTTAGCGTCGTAATAGACTATTGATACACAACCTTGATAATTTTTTCTGATTCTTTTTCCAGTATTAGGTTTTCGATAGCTTCGGTTAAATTGAGTGAGCGGAATTTTAGTAATTTTCGACCAAAAAGTCTTTTGTTTTTTATCATTATGATATTCATGAATATGAACTAAAGCCCGAAATTTAGCCTCATTAAGATCAAAAGATTTTCTTAAAAGCTCTAAAAAGACAGCAATCATTGCTGGGTCGGAATTAGTAAACTTAAGACTGGTTCTATTTATTTTTGTTCCCTCACACCAATAAAGCAAAGAGCAGAAAAATCGACAAAGATGTCTATTGAATCTAACATGCCTCAACTCCTTAATCGCCCTTCTATTTAATTCGTTTAGAACCTTTTCCCTTTTTGTTCGAGCGATTAGTTGACTTTTATATTGTCCCAAAATACTTCTTTTCTTAAGTCTTTCTTGAGCCTTTTTATTTAAAACGACAGTAGAAAGCCAGACAGAAGTTGTACTTTTGGCTATCTTTAACTCATCAGCAACTTCCTTAAGAGAGAATCCTTGTTTTCTCAAGTTTAACGCTTTAGTTTTAATTTCAAGAGAATAGCTCATTAATTAAACCACCGATAGATGTTATATAACCATATTAGTATGTTCGAAAAGAACCTGTCAAGAAGAGAAAGTTTTTCTACTATAATTTGATTTTTCCTTTAAAAGCTTGGTAGAGCTGATAGTTTCTTATCTATATTAATAGTATTAAAGTAAAGTAAGATAGCTATTGATAGTTATTAACCTATTTAATCTCTCTTGACAGTTCCTCTTAAAGAGTTAAAATTAAGCCAAATTTCTGCACCGCACCTACTCTAAAAAGGTCTTTTATGATGTTATATTGGGGAATCTTTACCGTCGGTTTTTATTTGGGGATCATCTTTAATCTTGCGTTGTGGTCCAAAAAAGACAACGAAGAATTTGGGATGGGTCAAAACCTAAAACAGGAACTTCCCTCAATGAGTTCGGAAAAAGAAGAAAAATACCTAATACCTAATACCTAATACCTACTTCAGTTTTTCCGTTTCCTTGTGCTCCGTGACCTTGCGACAGTGGTGGCAGAATTTGCGTAAGACCAATTTTTCTGGCCGAT
Proteins encoded in this window:
- a CDS encoding glycosyltransferase codes for the protein MANNKLPSVSIIIPTLNEADYLGYLLFSLSRQTYRDFEVIVSDGSSQDKTLVIAESFRAYLPALKIVVSEKRSPAIQRNRGAEKAQFKQLLFLDADTILPNDFLEKSLKEIKKEKLDLANPISAPLTKKVIDQYYYLVTNWGMDIMQNIFPLAYGWTIFSKKSLHWKIGGFDEKLAKIAEDTDYIQRAVKNGSKFGIIKSSSPFVSVRRLDLEGRGGLIKNMLVQGLYFSLFGKYKAQDLIQRPYGNYHKLKQILVKRRTTSQFLRHLKPQQLTKFLKSLKKLLEEI